The uncultured Methanolobus sp. sequence CTGCGTTCCGCGTCCAAAGGACAGGCCATCAAATACGAACCAGGAGACAAAGACTTTACCATAATATCCGATAAACTTAGCCCGGCTCAGAAAAAAGGACTTGAGAACGTACGGGCTCTCATACAAAAAACCGAGGGAACAGGCGTACAAAACTGCATTAACAGCGCCGTATTCGACCTTCTTGACCTTATAATCGTCTATCCGGTAGAGGACGAAGGCAAATGGACTGACAAGAACGGACGCATGCTCCCAGATGCATTCCTCATGAAAAAAGGATCAACTGCACATGACCTTGCATACAGGGTTCACTCAGATATCGGAGACAGTTTCCTCTATGCAGTCGATGCAAAAACAAAGATGCGTCTTGGTGAAAAGCACGAACTCAACGATGGCGATGTTGTCAAGATAGTCTCTACTGCAAAATAAAAATAAAAGATCAAAAGTTAAATCATAATTTTAAAAGCAGCATTAAAAATAATATAAGAACAATACAAGCGTCAGACCCACAATGAGTTTTGTAGCATCTCTCTACGAAAAACACCTGATGCAACAGGTCAGTAAGTATCCCATACCGGAGCACATATCCTTGGTTATCTCCGAGGCCGACCTGCTATATGCAGACGGTTTCAGGAAGCTCAAGGATTACGTCACCTGGTGCAAACAGACAGGCATCAAAATGACAAGTATCTATATCGAGGTCCTTGACACCGAGGAGACACTGAAATCCCAGATGGTAGGGAAACTTACGACAAAGCTCAATGAATATCTCAAGAAAGTGCCGGGAAATATCGGATACCAGGTATTTGATGAGAACGGCGAGCTTCGTTTCGAAAGAAAAGGAAAGGATTTTCAGATCTATATCTCAATTGGATTTGGTGGAAGAAAAGAAGTTACAAACGCTGTGATAGACATTCTTCAACAGGTTAAAGAAGGAAAAATAAAGCCATCTGAGATTAGCGAAAAAGACATTGAATCCCGCCTTGTAGTGAAACACGAACCAGACCTCTTCATTCGTTCAGGCGGAAAACACCTTTCTGATTTCCTTATCTGGCAGTCCATTTACTCAGAATATTATTTTACCGATGTGGACTGGCGTAGTATCAGGAAACTTGACATAATCAGGATTATCAGGGATTTCCAGAAGCGTCAGAGGCGTTTTGGAAAATAATCTAAAACCTAAATCGTGTTCAGATATCCTTGCCCATTACAATGGCATTATCATCAAGATAATAACCATCTACCCTGCCTTCTACCTTAAATCCATTGTCTGAATAAAACGACTGTGCATCAATATTTTTCTCCCTGACCTCAAGCATCATTCTCTTAAAACCATAAAGTTTTGCAAGATCAATACACCAATTGAGCAGTTTGCTGGCAATTCCCTGACGACGGCAGTCCCTGTGTACTGCAATGCTCTGAAGGTGAGACGTACTCCTGTCCTCTGAAGTCCCGACTATCACATAACCGAGTATTTTTTCCTTTTCATATACAAGAAAACCCGGGTTACTAAGATGTGCTTTGAAAAGAAAATCCGGCCAAGGAACATTAAAGGAACATTCCTCAATCTCTACGACTTCCGGTATATCCGAAATCTCTGCTCTTCTTATGACAACATCCCTCAAAGTATGCACACCTGACGCACGAATTGTAATTCACTTTCTGTGACCACTATTATTTATAACATACATACTAAAAAGTCACCAATGGCTTACGGAGTAATCGTCTGTACTAAATGCCGGCAACATGCACAAATCATCGAAATTGGCAGCAGTAAGACCACGCGCTGCCAGAAATGCAATTCCAAGCTCCAACTAAGAAGGATGCGTGTCTTTTTTTCATCGGACGATCTGCAGGAAGCAATCTCGGTCAGGACGCAGATACAGGCTCAGATAGCTGAAAGTGGAAGGACGCCTAAAATGAAAGATACGGGATTTGGTAATGGAATGCAGGATTTTGGAAATGAGATCGATGAAAAATCTGCCTGTCTTATTGACAACAGAAAAGCTCGAAGGAAAAAGAAGGCAAATGAGATTATACTGGGTATTCTCATAGAAAACAGTAATCAAATGGGAATTGAAGACCTGAAAGAGAAAGCTCTGAAAATGGATATTGGGAAAGAGCAATTTGAAGATTGTATCAAAAAGCTGAAGGATACCAGAGAACTCTATTCACCTTCAAATGATGTTATCAGAATTGTATGACTTATTTTTTACTTGCTTTTTGGATCTAAAGTACATGCTTCCAGTTAGGTAATAAAGATATATGATCAAGCTATATTACTTTGGACTATACAAAAAATATATCTAAAAAGATGTATAATATAGAATGTCTCAGCGATTACCAAAAATTAAAATTCCTTTAAAAATGACTTCATAAGGTATTATTATGTCCGATACAACCCTTGATATTGTGGAACTGCTTCTGACAGCGCAAATATACAACAAATATCCAGCCATGGATGCCAGTGATCTGCCAAAGGAGATACGCAAGTTTTACTGGAGCAGAGACCATAGAACAGTTCCAAAGCCCATCAGGGTCACAGTCAAAGATATCGAAAAGATGTTCGGTGAAGAGAGCATTGACAGCAAATTGAAATCACTTCCTTTTGTCAACATTGATGACAAAGAGTTCTCTGCTAAGATAACAGCACTTGACATCGGCGCTGAATGGTTCCAGAAAAAAGATGAAGAGAGGGAAAGAATTTCACACAACCCTGCTATCGCATTCTACTACGAGGAAAAAAAGACAGAAGGAGCAGATTACGACACCGCCAAATCAAAGGTCAGGCCAAAAGAGGTCGACAGGGAATGGATCGAATCCCTGATAGCAGAAATCGAAAAGGAGGAAGGCGGTTCCGACATGCTCAAACTGGCACAGATTAGTGCACCGGAAGATATTCAGCAGACGGTGAGGGATTTTGTTCTCACCCACGAGCAGGAAGAAGAAACTAAGAAGATCGTCAAGGCAATCCAGTATCGTGATTATCTTAAACACATCGGACTCTATGATGTCGGAAAAATACTCATGGTTGGTCCGCCAGGAACCGGAAAAACCTCACTTGCCAAGGCAATGTCAGAGCACCTTGCTATTCCTTTTGTTGAAGTCAGGCTTTCAATGATAACCGATCAGTACCTTGGAGAAACAGCAAAGAACATCGACAGGGTGTTCACTCTGGCAAAGAGGTTGAGTCCTTGTATCCTTTTTATCGATGAGTTTGACTTCGTTGCAAAAACACGTTCATCTGATGAACATGCAGCACTTAAAAGAGCTGTGAACACACTCCTCAAAGCAATCGACAACATCAGTCTTACAACAGACGGAGTTCTTCTCCTTGCAGCAACCAACCATCCAAAGATGCTTGATTCTGCAGCATGGCGTCGTTTCGATGAGATTATGAAGTTCCCACTACCTGATGTTGACATGCGCAAGAAGATCCTTGACATTGTCACAAAGGAAATAAAAGGTGACTTTGACACTGCAGAAGTTGCAGCACTCACACATGGTTACAGCGGTTCTGATCTTAGAATGGTTATCCGTGAAGGTGTGCTCAGTGCTCTTGTAACCGAGAGAATGGAACTCACACAAAAGGATATGCTCAATGCAGTGGCAGCATTTGATGAGAGAGCGGTCATCAAGACAAACGAATACGAAGAATACAATTCATGAAGATAACACTACTGGGTACCGGCGATGCTACCGGAACTCCTGTTATAGGCTGCAATTGTCCAACATGCCAGGATGCACTGAAAGGTGGCAAAAGCCAGAGAACCAGATTTGCAGTCCTTGTGGAATCTTCTGAAGGAACGGTCCTTATTGACAGCGGACCGGATCTCAGGTACCAGTTACTCAAAGCAGGAACAAGACACATAGACGGAGTTATCTGGACGCACGGTCACTATGACCATTTTGCAGGCTTTGCCGAGTTCCACAGGGTGCAGTACAATGTTGATGTTTACGGACTACCTGAAACCCTTGAGTACATTTTGGGTTATCTGCAATTCCTCCATCCTAAAAAGCATGAGAGGGAAATGTACAAACCTTTCAACCTTATAGGACTTGAATTCACCCTTTTTGAGGTAATACACCCACCGGTAAAGAAATCCATTGGAGTGATGATCCGGGAAGGCGACACGAAAGTTGTCATAACAGGCGACACCCAGAGAGATATTCCTCAAAAAAGTATCGATATTATCATGGAGCCTGAGCTTCTTATTGCAGATGCAATTGTGCCCCCCACGGTTGAGGT is a genomic window containing:
- a CDS encoding ATP-binding protein, translated to MSDTTLDIVELLLTAQIYNKYPAMDASDLPKEIRKFYWSRDHRTVPKPIRVTVKDIEKMFGEESIDSKLKSLPFVNIDDKEFSAKITALDIGAEWFQKKDEERERISHNPAIAFYYEEKKTEGADYDTAKSKVRPKEVDREWIESLIAEIEKEEGGSDMLKLAQISAPEDIQQTVRDFVLTHEQEEETKKIVKAIQYRDYLKHIGLYDVGKILMVGPPGTGKTSLAKAMSEHLAIPFVEVRLSMITDQYLGETAKNIDRVFTLAKRLSPCILFIDEFDFVAKTRSSDEHAALKRAVNTLLKAIDNISLTTDGVLLLAATNHPKMLDSAAWRRFDEIMKFPLPDVDMRKKILDIVTKEIKGDFDTAEVAALTHGYSGSDLRMVIREGVLSALVTERMELTQKDMLNAVAAFDERAVIKTNEYEEYNS
- a CDS encoding undecaprenyl diphosphate synthase family protein, producing the protein MSFVASLYEKHLMQQVSKYPIPEHISLVISEADLLYADGFRKLKDYVTWCKQTGIKMTSIYIEVLDTEETLKSQMVGKLTTKLNEYLKKVPGNIGYQVFDENGELRFERKGKDFQIYISIGFGGRKEVTNAVIDILQQVKEGKIKPSEISEKDIESRLVVKHEPDLFIRSGGKHLSDFLIWQSIYSEYYFTDVDWRSIRKLDIIRIIRDFQKRQRRFGK
- the rimI gene encoding ribosomal protein S18-alanine N-acetyltransferase: MRDVVIRRAEISDIPEVVEIEECSFNVPWPDFLFKAHLSNPGFLVYEKEKILGYVIVGTSEDRSTSHLQSIAVHRDCRRQGIASKLLNWCIDLAKLYGFKRMMLEVREKNIDAQSFYSDNGFKVEGRVDGYYLDDNAIVMGKDI
- a CDS encoding MBL fold metallo-hydrolase, yielding MKITLLGTGDATGTPVIGCNCPTCQDALKGGKSQRTRFAVLVESSEGTVLIDSGPDLRYQLLKAGTRHIDGVIWTHGHYDHFAGFAEFHRVQYNVDVYGLPETLEYILGYLQFLHPKKHEREMYKPFNLIGLEFTLFEVIHPPVKKSIGVMIREGDTKVVITGDTQRDIPQKSIDIIMEPELLIADAIVPPTVEVKKHMNTVEAFDLADEIKAKEVIFTHLSHFFAPHEEAIKEYPLGYDGMVFEFAEK